Proteins from a genomic interval of Deltaproteobacteria bacterium:
- a CDS encoding BrnT family toxin, which translates to MNELRFEWDDRKKRANIKKHGISFDEARTVFYDENAIQFFDPDHSEDEDRFILLGMSLKLRILVVCHCFRESETVVRIISARKADRDEENEYWRHRR; encoded by the coding sequence ATGAATGAGTTACGGTTTGAATGGGATGATCGGAAGAAAAGGGCTAATATCAAAAAACATGGCATTTCTTTCGATGAAGCGCGCACGGTCTTTTACGATGAGAATGCCATACAATTTTTCGACCCCGACCATTCAGAAGATGAAGACCGTTTTATCCTACTTGGGATGAGTCTTAAACTTCGGATTCTCGTCGTCTGCCACTGTTTCCGAGAAAGTGAGACGGTTGTTAGAATTATATCGGCCAGGAAGGCGGATAGAGATGAAGAAAATGAGTATTGGAGGCATAGACGATGA
- a CDS encoding BrnA antitoxin family protein — protein MRDHYDFSKMKGRKNPYIKYLKQPVTMRLDRDTVSYFKSMAQETGIPYQNLINLYLRDCAVHHRKLHMKWHPENAEQGV, from the coding sequence ATGAGAGACCATTACGATTTCTCCAAAATGAAAGGGCGTAAAAACCCTTACATCAAGTATCTAAAACAACCGGTAACTATGCGGCTGGACCGTGACACCGTTTCCTATTTCAAGTCCATGGCGCAGGAAACAGGTATTCCTTATCAGAACTTGATCAATCTTTATCTTCGTGACTGCGCGGTTCATCACCGAAAACTACACATGAAGTGGCATCCTGAAAATGCCGAACAAGGCGTTTGA